The Mycolicibacterium parafortuitum nucleotide sequence TCGAGGCCGAGCATCTGTGCATGGCGATGCGCGGCATCCGTAAGCCCGGTGCGGTGACGACGACGTCCGCGGTGCGCGGACAGTTCAAGACCGACAAGGCATCCCGTGCCGAGGCCCTGGACCTGATCCTGCGGAAGTGACGTCCGTGCGGGGCGAGCGGAGCGACGGGGGATGTACAGCGTGCAGGTGATGGGGGTTGTCAACGTCACCGACGATTCGTTCTCCGACGGTGGTCTTTTCCTGGACCGCGACCGGGCCGTCGCCCACGGTGTCGAGCTCGTCGCCCAGGGCGCGGCCATCGTCGACGTCGGCGGTGAGTCGACCCGGCCCGGCGCGACCCGTGTCGACCCGCAGGTCGAGATCTCCAGGGTGCTGCCCGTCGTCAAAGAGCTTTCCCAGCAGGGGATCACCGTCAGTATCGACACGATGCACGCCTCGGTCGCGCGGGCCGCGCTGGAGAACGGCGCCGCGATCGTCAACGACGTCTCCGGCGGCCGCGCCGACCCCGACATGGTGCGCGTCGTCGCCGAGGCCGGCGCTCCGTGGATCCTGATGCACTGGCGCTCGGTGGACGCCGACCGACCACACAGCGT carries:
- the folP gene encoding dihydropteroate synthase → MGVVNVTDDSFSDGGLFLDRDRAVAHGVELVAQGAAIVDVGGESTRPGATRVDPQVEISRVLPVVKELSQQGITVSIDTMHASVARAALENGAAIVNDVSGGRADPDMVRVVAEAGAPWILMHWRSVDADRPHSVPPYRDVVAEVRDELLAGVDAAVAAGVSPDKLIIDPGLGFAKTAQHNWALLNALPDLVATGIPVLVGASRKRFLGTLLAGADGEPRPPAGRETATAVISALAGWHGVWGVRVHDVRASVDALAVATAWRAGAHD